The Chryseobacterium geocarposphaerae genome has a window encoding:
- a CDS encoding OmpH family outer membrane protein, with product MKNFKTILTVFLLICFGISNAQKVGVVDTQAILDKLPQYKEAEARLNSQIDTWQTDLQNLQAEYEKKRSAFENEKVLLIGDQLKLREKEVMDLDKNIKTTTSLRFGTNGEISKLRANLVQPFQDQIWNAIKTMSEKNGLGIVFDKSNDVNVIFLQKRFDYTDKVLDILLKGTTAKDKKN from the coding sequence ATGAAGAACTTTAAAACCATTTTAACCGTTTTTCTTCTAATATGTTTTGGTATTTCCAATGCCCAAAAGGTAGGTGTTGTTGACACGCAGGCCATATTAGATAAGCTTCCGCAGTATAAAGAAGCAGAAGCAAGATTAAACTCACAGATTGATACTTGGCAGACTGATCTTCAAAATCTGCAGGCAGAATATGAGAAAAAAAGATCCGCTTTTGAAAACGAAAAGGTTTTATTGATAGGAGATCAGTTGAAACTTAGAGAAAAAGAAGTGATGGACTTGGATAAAAATATCAAAACAACGACTAGCTTACGTTTTGGTACCAATGGAGAAATTAGTAAACTGAGAGCCAATCTTGTCCAGCCTTTTCAGGATCAGATCTGGAATGCAATTAAGACGATGTCTGAAAAAAATGGATTGGGCATAGTTTTTGATAAAAGTAATGACGTTAATGTTATTTTCCTTCAGAAAAGGTTTGATTATACAGATAAAGTCTTGGATATTTTACTAAAAGGAACAACAGCAAAAGATAAAAAGAATTAG
- the porG gene encoding type IX secretion system protein PorG has protein sequence MNKKLLFSFLTVMGTMVSMKAQRNELGIRLGMSNLVGDVGNTNYILQKPLSMDRVSDWGVPFYGGLLYRFNFNPYQTVRLDLGYNQIQFSDKAAKEQYRRNRNAFGKNNVYEASLSFEYNFLPVNNEQMGMLSPYIFAGVGAIMYDAPKTTLVHDFKRDADGVAQAPINEEDFTTTAVYSTGKKIAMHVPFGVGLKYKFNHNWAVFAEATFRLTLTDQLDYSKVLPKDVKSTYNSDILSPGGGSLLGTGNYYIVSQEREAAYKGTRTIGDGESRDWLNTFSLGLTYSFGRPPCYCD, from the coding sequence ATGAATAAAAAATTATTGTTTAGCTTTCTTACCGTTATGGGAACAATGGTAAGCATGAAGGCACAAAGAAATGAATTGGGAATCCGACTGGGGATGAGTAACCTGGTAGGCGATGTAGGAAATACCAATTATATTTTACAAAAACCGTTGAGTATGGATAGGGTTTCTGATTGGGGAGTTCCGTTTTATGGTGGTTTATTATATAGATTTAATTTTAACCCTTATCAAACGGTAAGACTAGATTTGGGGTACAATCAAATTCAGTTTAGCGATAAAGCTGCTAAAGAACAATATAGAAGAAACAGAAATGCTTTTGGTAAAAATAATGTTTATGAAGCAAGCTTGAGCTTTGAATATAATTTTTTACCTGTGAATAATGAGCAGATGGGGATGCTAAGCCCTTATATTTTTGCGGGGGTAGGAGCGATAATGTATGATGCTCCGAAAACTACTCTAGTACACGATTTTAAAAGAGATGCAGACGGAGTAGCACAAGCACCGATTAATGAAGAAGACTTTACAACCACTGCAGTATATTCTACAGGAAAGAAAATAGCAATGCATGTGCCTTTTGGAGTTGGTTTGAAGTATAAATTCAACCATAACTGGGCTGTTTTTGCAGAAGCAACATTCAGATTGACACTGACAGACCAATTGGATTATAGTAAGGTTTTGCCAAAAGATGTGAAATCAACATATAATTCCGATATTTTATCTCCGGGAGGAGGTTCACTGTTAGGAACAGGAAATTATTACATTGTTTCTCAGGAAAGAGAGGCTGCTTACAAAGGAACTAGAACTATAGGAGACGGAGAATCCAGAGATTGGTTGAATACTTTTAGTTTGGGACTAACCTATTCTTTTGGAAGACCTCCGTGTTATTGTGATTAA
- the bamA gene encoding outer membrane protein assembly factor BamA, translating to MKFRLLPIIMFAASAHFYGQVTPQDSTRVNSSVHAENQAGTYTLKDIVVDGVKKYTPAQILRFTGLTKGESVDIPGQKISSAVKKLWDTQSFSEVEVYVESIEGETIVLKFYLQDLKELGEVKFTGRGIGKSKNEKLAKDNNLKPGTKITQNLVSSLKTNIPKDYVKKGFADAKITIKDKVNASDPALIDWTIEVDKGKRVKIDHIEFEGNKNVTDSKLRKKAFKETKQKRFGIGGILKSSKFVEEKYQEDKQNLISYYNSLGYRDAAIVSDSVWRNKRNNYEINVKLSEGKQYYIGDITFTGNTVFATEYLQRVLGYKKGDIYDAVGFNKKVGEDGGKEDDSDIKSIYMNNGYLFSNVTPVEKSVDGDKINLEIRINEGEKATWNKVTWSGNVTTHDHVILRALGTKPGELFRKSDIKRTYFDLAGMSFFDPQQVGQDIQPNPQDNTVDIGWKLVEKGSSQVQLQAGYGGNSFIGTLGLTFNNFSLRNFLKFKDFRPVPQGDGQTLSIQAQAGQYFQNYGISFTEPWLFGTKPTALSVSLNTSRVNYSDMYGNSQKLNIFSASVGLNRRLNWPDDYFSLYTGLQYQKYKFSNYPFEFGNTTEYYGNANNFSINLGLSRNSAGIDPIFPTVGSNVELTAKFTPPYSLFSNKDYSTMSPVDKYKWMEFYKVKFKADIYNEIAGKLVLRSSAEMGFMDGYNKELGAPPFERYYVGGTGLFGGRYDGRELIPLRGYENASTYGGTTEDITQRGGGTIYNRFTLELRYPISMSQTAKIYALTFAEGGNVWNSWSKYNPFQLKRSVGVGVRVYMGAFGLIGFDFAYGFDKTINSTDPSGWKTHFLMNQSL from the coding sequence ATGAAGTTTAGATTATTACCCATCATAATGTTTGCTGCTTCTGCACATTTTTATGGACAAGTAACACCGCAGGATAGTACAAGAGTAAACTCTTCTGTACATGCAGAAAATCAAGCAGGGACATATACATTAAAGGATATCGTCGTTGATGGGGTTAAAAAATATACACCCGCTCAAATTCTAAGATTTACAGGATTAACGAAAGGAGAGTCTGTAGATATTCCGGGGCAGAAAATCAGTTCTGCAGTAAAGAAGCTTTGGGATACCCAATCATTTTCTGAAGTGGAAGTATATGTTGAAAGTATTGAAGGAGAAACAATTGTTTTAAAATTCTATCTGCAGGATTTAAAAGAGCTTGGTGAAGTAAAATTTACGGGAAGAGGAATTGGTAAGTCTAAAAATGAGAAACTTGCTAAAGATAATAATCTGAAGCCTGGAACTAAAATTACGCAGAATTTGGTTTCAAGTTTAAAAACAAATATTCCGAAAGATTACGTTAAAAAAGGATTTGCAGATGCTAAAATTACCATTAAGGATAAAGTAAATGCAAGTGATCCTGCTTTAATAGACTGGACGATTGAAGTTGATAAAGGAAAAAGAGTCAAAATCGATCATATTGAATTTGAAGGAAACAAAAATGTTACCGATTCTAAGCTAAGGAAAAAAGCTTTCAAAGAAACGAAACAGAAAAGATTCGGGATTGGTGGGATTTTAAAATCTTCAAAATTTGTTGAGGAGAAGTATCAGGAAGATAAACAAAATCTTATCAGTTATTATAACTCTTTAGGATATAGAGATGCGGCAATTGTTTCAGACTCTGTATGGAGAAACAAAAGAAACAATTACGAGATCAATGTAAAATTGAGTGAAGGTAAACAATACTACATCGGAGATATTACTTTTACAGGGAATACGGTATTTGCAACTGAATATTTACAAAGAGTTCTAGGGTACAAGAAAGGAGATATTTACGATGCAGTAGGATTTAACAAAAAAGTAGGAGAAGACGGAGGTAAAGAAGATGATTCTGATATCAAGTCTATTTATATGAATAACGGATACTTATTCTCTAATGTAACTCCTGTTGAAAAATCGGTGGATGGAGATAAAATTAATCTTGAAATCCGTATCAACGAAGGTGAAAAAGCTACGTGGAATAAAGTAACTTGGAGTGGAAACGTAACGACTCATGACCACGTTATTCTTAGAGCTTTAGGAACGAAACCCGGAGAACTGTTCAGAAAATCTGATATCAAGAGAACCTATTTTGATCTTGCCGGGATGTCATTCTTTGACCCTCAGCAAGTAGGTCAGGATATTCAGCCAAATCCACAGGATAATACTGTTGATATCGGTTGGAAATTGGTTGAAAAAGGATCTTCACAGGTTCAGTTACAGGCTGGATACGGAGGAAATAGTTTCATTGGAACATTAGGATTAACGTTCAATAATTTCTCATTAAGGAACTTCCTTAAATTCAAGGACTTTAGACCTGTTCCTCAAGGAGACGGACAAACATTGTCTATCCAGGCACAGGCGGGACAGTATTTCCAGAACTATGGTATTTCATTTACGGAGCCATGGTTATTCGGAACAAAACCGACTGCACTTTCTGTAAGCTTGAATACCTCTAGAGTAAACTATAGTGATATGTATGGCAACTCTCAGAAATTAAATATTTTCTCCGCCTCAGTAGGACTTAACAGACGATTGAACTGGCCGGATGATTATTTCTCGTTGTATACAGGTTTACAATATCAGAAATATAAGTTTAGCAATTATCCATTTGAATTTGGTAACACTACCGAATACTATGGAAATGCAAATAACTTCAGTATAAATTTAGGATTAAGCAGAAACTCTGCAGGGATTGATCCTATTTTCCCAACAGTAGGTTCAAATGTAGAACTTACAGCTAAGTTTACACCACCATATTCATTGTTTAGTAACAAAGACTATTCAACAATGAGTCCTGTAGACAAGTATAAATGGATGGAATTTTATAAAGTAAAATTCAAAGCGGATATTTATAATGAAATTGCAGGGAAACTTGTGTTAAGATCTTCTGCCGAGATGGGATTCATGGATGGTTATAACAAAGAACTTGGTGCACCGCCTTTCGAAAGATATTATGTAGGAGGAACAGGTCTGTTCGGAGGTAGATATGATGGTAGAGAGCTTATCCCATTAAGAGGATATGAAAATGCATCTACCTACGGAGGAACAACCGAAGATATTACTCAACGAGGAGGTGGAACTATCTATAACAGATTTACTTTAGAATTGAGATATCCGATTTCAATGAGCCAGACAGCCAAAATTTATGCACTTACTTTTGCTGAAGGAGGAAATGTATGGAACTCTTGGAGTAAGTATAATCCGTTCCAGTTAAAAAGATCTGTCGGAGTTGGGGTAAGAGTATATATGGGAGCATTCGGGCTTATCGGATTTGACTTTGCTTATGGATTTGATAAAACAATCAATTCTACAGATCCTTCCGGATGGAAGACCCATTTCTTGATGAACCAATCTTTATAA
- the uppS gene encoding polyprenyl diphosphate synthase, whose protein sequence is MSLLKDKIDPENLPQHVAIIMDGNGRWAQSRGEERTFGHKNAIDAVRNAINACNEINIPYLTLYTFSSENWNRPDDEVDTLMNLLMETLLLEADEIFSKGLRMHVIGNLEKLPPLVKDQLLRVIELTKNNSKGNLILAISYGSQNEILNAVKEISTDVKEGRLDVNKIDEKTFESYLYTKDFPPVDLMIRTSGEVRISNFLLWQIAYAELQFLDILWPDFTKEIFFQCILNYQNKERRYGKTGEQIKVQ, encoded by the coding sequence ATGTCGTTGTTAAAAGATAAAATAGATCCCGAAAACCTCCCGCAACATGTTGCCATCATTATGGATGGAAATGGAAGATGGGCCCAGTCTCGGGGGGAAGAAAGAACATTTGGTCACAAGAATGCCATTGATGCGGTAAGAAATGCTATTAATGCTTGTAACGAAATTAATATCCCTTATTTAACCCTCTATACTTTTTCCTCGGAAAACTGGAACAGACCAGATGACGAAGTAGATACATTAATGAATTTACTTATGGAAACTTTATTGCTTGAAGCCGATGAGATTTTTAGCAAGGGGTTAAGAATGCATGTGATTGGGAATTTGGAAAAATTACCGCCACTTGTAAAAGATCAACTGTTAAGAGTTATAGAACTCACCAAAAATAATTCAAAAGGGAATCTGATTCTCGCTATTAGTTATGGTTCTCAAAATGAAATTTTGAATGCTGTAAAGGAAATCAGTACGGATGTGAAAGAGGGAAGGCTTGATGTAAATAAAATAGATGAAAAAACATTTGAGAGCTATTTATATACAAAAGATTTTCCACCGGTTGATTTAATGATTAGGACGAGTGGAGAAGTAAGAATTAGTAATTTTCTACTTTGGCAGATTGCCTATGCTGAATTACAGTTTTTAGATATACTTTGGCCAGACTTTACAAAAGAGATTTTCTTCCAGTGTATCTTAAACTATCAAAATAAGGAAAGAAGATACGGGAAAACCGGAGAACAAATAAAAGTTCAGTAA